A genomic region of Phragmites australis chromosome 2, lpPhrAust1.1, whole genome shotgun sequence contains the following coding sequences:
- the LOC133908616 gene encoding FCS-Like Zinc finger 8-like has translation MVESNDQGSTAPAGFFRVPGVFVRMSSKGLNNGMDPDSVWSPTSPLDFKNLRSSPPRVGLGLVDALTADESSLHFGCTSSFLDSIRPFLELGLPKAAAARGKAVSSSGVSTLVEVNGYADSEEYTCVIARGPNPRTTHILGGETLEVRKGSMGGSRKAIFSIEPFSDRPSPAANVKPGRCCCCMKKLQEDRDIYMYLGEKAFCSNECRKGYIEEEIEEVEEFMTLDSAL, from the exons ATGGTGGAATCCAATGACCAGGGGAGCACTGCCCCCGCTGGATTCTTCAGGGTCCCCGGCGTCTTCGTGAGGATGAGCAGCAAGGGACTGAACAATGGCATGGACCCTGACTCGGTCTGGAGCCCGACGTCTCCACTGGACTTCAAGAACCTGAGGTCCAGCCCTCCGCGGGTCGGTCTCGGCCTCGTCGACGCCCTCACCGCTGACGAGAGCTCCCTGCACTTTGGATGCACGAGCTCGTTCCTCGATTCCATCAGGCCCTTCCTCGAGCTGGGGCTGCCGAaggccgcggcggcgcgcgggAAGGCTGTCTCATCGTCCGGCGTCAGCACCCTGGTTGAGGTGAACGGGTATGCAGACTCCGAAGAGTACACTTGTGTCATCGCGCGCGGGCCGAACCCGAGGACGACGCACATCCTCGGCGGCGAGACGCTGGAGGTGCGCAAGGGCAGTATGGGCGGTTCCAGGAAGGCAATTTTCAGCATTGAGCCCTTCAGCGACCGGCCGTCACCGGCGGCTAACGTGAAGCCCGgtcgttgctgctgctgcatgaaGAAGCTGCAGGAGGACAGGGATATCTACATGTACCT CGGCGAGAAGGCGTTCTGCAGCAACGAGTGCAGGAAGGGTTACATCGAGGAGGAGATCGAGGAGGTAGAGGAGTTCATGACGCTGGATTCTGCCCTTTAG